The DNA segment GCCGCGGAAGTGCGGATCCGCGATGAGTCCCTTGACGCCGGTGAGCGTCTCCAGGAAGTCGAGGAACGCCATGCCCGAGAGTTCCGCGAGCAGGTGGCGAAGCGCGCCGTGCACGCCCTCGAAGGCCTTGCGCTGGAGCTGTCCCAGCCGCGCCGCCTGTTCCGGATGATCCCGCCGCATCCACGGCGCCCCGGTCGCGCCGGGAAAGACGCCGGCCAGGTCCGTCGCCAGCCGCTCGCCCAGGAAGCCATCGATGACGACGTGCGGATGGGGCCGGGCGGTGCCGTAGGCGTCACGGTGCGCCAGCGCGAGCGAACGGAGCGCCGTCCGGCCGAGGAAGAAGCCAGGCCCCAGCGACGGGCCATCTTCGAGGGTTGCGACGCTCACGGGCGCTCATGATGCCATGCGCGAGAAGCCCACGCCTCAACCGGGGGCGCCGCCTTCGGTCTCGAGGAGTGCCGCGAGGAACAACGCATACGTCAGCTCCGCGACGGGCCGTCGCTCCCGCCGGGCCTGGAGGCGCAGCGCCTTGGGCAGGGAGCAGGGCGAGCCTCGCTCACCGTCGCGCAACTGGACGTAGCCGCGCGGGGAGTAGCCCACCACCTGCCAGCCCATTCCACACAGCGCCCGGCTGAGGTCGTCGGTGAGCTGGTGGTGGATGGCGCGAGCGATAGG comes from the Corallococcus macrosporus genome and includes:
- a CDS encoding 2OG-Fe(II) oxygenase — translated: MSVATLEDGPSLGPGFFLGRTALRSLALAHRDAYGTARPHPHVVIDGFLGERLATDLAGVFPGATGAPWMRRDHPEQAARLGQLQRKAFEGVHGALRHLLAELSGMAFLDFLETLTGVKGLIADPHFRGAGLHLTLRGGHLALHADFNRDRTRALSRRLTVLYYLNPGWEPAWGGDLELWNADLSRCEARIAPVLDRLVVMAHGDTHWHGHPSALTCPEGRGRATVAAYFYTAEESPDAPEAHSALWAPARS